A single window of Archangium gephyra DNA harbors:
- a CDS encoding A24 family peptidase: MTSSHIALWTVLGVALVISVATDVLSRRILDAVTYPLMAVGLGVRLWSEGVGDLETGLVSGVVSGVGMALLLVPAATGGKMGWGDVKLMAGVGAVLGFPTVMAAAAFISLAGALQAVVTLLWHGAVWETLGHLVRRWAVRVRLMDESAVSAPGRHIPYGVAIALGTFWAMYWQHDKLG; encoded by the coding sequence ATGACTTCCTCTCACATCGCGCTCTGGACCGTCCTGGGAGTGGCGCTGGTGATCTCGGTGGCCACGGACGTGCTGAGCCGCCGGATCCTGGACGCCGTCACGTACCCATTGATGGCGGTGGGCCTGGGCGTGCGCCTGTGGTCCGAGGGAGTGGGTGACCTGGAGACGGGGCTGGTGAGTGGCGTGGTGTCCGGGGTGGGGATGGCGCTGCTGCTGGTGCCGGCGGCGACGGGCGGGAAGATGGGGTGGGGCGACGTGAAGTTGATGGCGGGGGTCGGGGCGGTGCTGGGCTTTCCCACGGTGATGGCGGCGGCGGCCTTCATCTCCCTGGCGGGTGCGCTGCAGGCGGTGGTGACGCTGCTGTGGCATGGCGCCGTCTGGGAGACGCTGGGCCACCTGGTGCGGCGGTGGGCGGTCCGGGTCCGGCTGATGGACGAGAGCGCGGTCAGCGCACCGGGGCGCCACATCCCCTACGGCGTGGCGATCGCACTGGGAACTTTCTGGGCCATGTACTGGCAGCACGACAAACTGGGGTAG
- a CDS encoding ATPase, T2SS/T4P/T4SS family: MFLVTLEEKGGGTEQIEFEKNEITIGRLAGNDIVLAKGNVSKYHSKIVAKDGKLIVVDMKSTNGTFVNGKKIAGPQVVKPADQIFIGDYIINVEPLEEQGSMTRTAPPEEEYYEEEQAYEDDGGQGAYEEEPEPPPQAPAANARMPASLASALAKNKKRVDPRLEAYTRLQKEIHDRLIEYLDLRRMDMDRLGDDELWRRTEKAIRDIIDQMEADGELPPEVDREELLTDVINEALGLGPLEAFLASDEISEIMVNHANQIYIERKGKLVLSEKTFSSNQAVLGVIERIVAPIGRRIDESSPLVDARLKDGSRVNAIIPPLALKGPCITIRKFKKDSLKIQDLIKYKTVTAQMAEFLEMCVKARKNIVISGGTGSGKTTTLNIISSFIPEDERIVTVEDAAELQLPQDHWVQLESRPPNLEGKGAITIRDLVKNCLRMRPDRIVVGECRAGETLDMLQAMNTGHDGSLTTLHANTPRDAIARLETMVLMSGMELPVKAIREQIASAVHIIVQQTRFSDGTRKICYITEIAGMEVDIVTLQDIFYFKQEGFTEDGKVRGRYVASGFVPKFYDDLQRKGIPVNMSIFRED, encoded by the coding sequence ATGTTTCTCGTCACGCTCGAGGAGAAGGGCGGAGGTACCGAGCAGATCGAGTTCGAAAAGAACGAGATCACCATCGGCCGCCTTGCTGGGAATGACATCGTCCTCGCCAAGGGCAACGTCTCCAAGTACCACTCGAAGATCGTCGCCAAGGACGGCAAGCTCATCGTCGTGGACATGAAGTCCACGAACGGCACCTTCGTGAACGGCAAGAAGATCGCCGGTCCGCAGGTGGTGAAGCCGGCCGATCAGATCTTCATCGGCGATTACATCATCAACGTGGAGCCCCTGGAGGAGCAGGGCTCCATGACGCGCACCGCGCCTCCCGAAGAGGAGTACTACGAGGAGGAGCAGGCGTACGAGGACGACGGCGGGCAGGGTGCCTACGAGGAGGAGCCGGAGCCGCCTCCCCAGGCCCCGGCCGCCAACGCGCGCATGCCGGCCTCGCTGGCCTCGGCGCTGGCGAAGAACAAGAAGCGCGTGGACCCCCGGCTCGAGGCCTATACCCGGCTCCAGAAGGAGATCCACGACCGTTTGATCGAGTACCTCGATCTGCGCCGCATGGACATGGACCGGCTCGGCGACGACGAGCTGTGGCGCCGCACCGAGAAGGCCATCCGCGACATCATCGATCAGATGGAAGCGGACGGAGAGCTTCCTCCCGAGGTGGACCGCGAGGAGCTGCTCACCGACGTCATCAACGAGGCGCTGGGCCTGGGGCCCCTCGAGGCGTTCCTCGCGTCGGATGAGATCAGCGAGATCATGGTGAACCACGCCAACCAGATCTACATCGAGCGCAAGGGCAAGCTCGTCCTGTCCGAGAAGACGTTCAGCTCGAACCAGGCGGTGCTCGGCGTCATCGAGCGCATCGTGGCGCCCATCGGCCGGCGCATCGACGAGTCCAGCCCGCTGGTGGACGCGCGCCTCAAGGACGGCAGCCGCGTGAACGCCATCATCCCGCCGCTGGCGCTCAAGGGACCCTGCATCACCATCCGCAAGTTCAAGAAGGACTCGCTGAAGATCCAGGATCTCATCAAGTACAAGACCGTCACGGCGCAGATGGCCGAGTTCCTGGAGATGTGCGTCAAGGCGCGCAAGAACATCGTCATCTCGGGCGGCACGGGCTCGGGCAAGACGACGACGCTCAACATCATCAGCTCCTTCATCCCCGAGGACGAGCGCATCGTCACGGTGGAGGACGCCGCCGAGCTCCAGCTGCCGCAGGACCACTGGGTGCAGCTGGAGAGCCGCCCGCCCAACCTGGAAGGCAAGGGCGCCATCACCATCCGAGATCTGGTGAAGAACTGCCTGCGCATGCGGCCGGACCGCATCGTCGTGGGAGAGTGCCGCGCGGGCGAGACGCTGGACATGCTCCAGGCGATGAACACGGGCCACGACGGCTCGCTCACCACGCTGCACGCCAACACGCCGCGCGACGCCATCGCCCGGCTGGAGACGATGGTGCTGATGAGCGGCATGGAGCTGCCGGTGAAGGCCATCCGCGAGCAGATCGCCAGCGCCGTCCACATCATCGTGCAGCAGACGCGCTTCTCCGACGGTACCCGGAAGATCTGCTACATCACCGAGATCGCCGGCATGGAGGTGGACATCGTCACCCTCCAGGACATCTTCTATTTCAAGCAGGAAGGCTTCACGGAAGACGGGAAGGTGCGCGGGCGCTACGTGGCCAGTGGCTTCGTGCCCAAGTTCTACGATGACCTGCAGCGCAAGGGCATCCCCGTCAACATGAGCATCTTCCGCGAGGACTGA
- a CDS encoding FHA domain-containing protein, protein MIDQNSRPARKVGIADHLWETYEDMAQQMGSDRDALINQALFMFARLNGFIEVARTDRSEAPAPRAAASSPAASKSAPPVLQPVNGGASAKAAPPPRDDTPLPAPAPQRPSRAAAAEERPPANALDNDPARREVAERVLETAAELERLIKGKSNEPREEIDEDPLPDDQDDSGMDMAPEDEPMDQDEPMDQDEPMDDEPMDEPGGAALILSMDNAEPQTITKERFVIGRGKHCDLMINSGKVSREHAVIVREGDDFFIEDLGSSNGTWFNKQRIKRRKVEDGDEYFICSERVRLSYA, encoded by the coding sequence ATGATCGACCAGAACTCCCGCCCCGCCCGCAAGGTCGGCATCGCCGACCATTTGTGGGAGACCTACGAAGACATGGCCCAGCAGATGGGCTCGGATCGTGACGCGCTCATCAACCAGGCGCTGTTCATGTTCGCCCGCCTCAACGGCTTCATCGAGGTGGCCCGGACGGATCGCTCCGAGGCCCCGGCCCCACGCGCCGCCGCCTCGTCTCCGGCCGCCAGCAAGTCCGCTCCGCCCGTGCTTCAGCCCGTCAACGGGGGCGCGTCCGCCAAGGCGGCGCCTCCTCCCCGCGATGACACCCCGCTGCCCGCCCCGGCTCCCCAGCGGCCCTCCCGCGCCGCCGCCGCCGAGGAGCGTCCTCCCGCCAACGCCCTGGACAACGACCCCGCCCGCCGCGAGGTCGCCGAGCGCGTCCTGGAGACCGCCGCCGAGCTCGAGCGCCTCATCAAGGGCAAGAGCAACGAGCCCCGCGAGGAGATCGACGAGGATCCGCTCCCCGACGACCAGGACGACTCCGGCATGGACATGGCTCCGGAGGACGAGCCCATGGACCAGGACGAGCCCATGGACCAGGACGAGCCCATGGACGACGAGCCCATGGACGAGCCGGGCGGTGCCGCGCTCATCCTCTCCATGGACAACGCCGAGCCCCAGACCATCACCAAGGAGCGCTTCGTCATCGGCCGCGGCAAGCACTGCGACCTGATGATCAACTCCGGCAAGGTCTCGCGCGAGCACGCCGTCATCGTCCGCGAGGGCGACGACTTCTTCATCGAGGACCTGGGCTCCTCCAACGGCACCTGGTTCAACAAGCAGCGGATCAAACGCCGCAAGGTCGAGGACGGCGACGAGTACTTCATCTGCAGCGAGCGGGTGCGGCTCTCCTACGCCTGA
- a CDS encoding YncE family protein: MRPLLLSLALLSAACSRTDERLPPTDRFVYPSGIVHRSVPGSTNGVLYVSSANFDRCFDQGTVMAVDLDRVSGSGEGNEALRPLGTYPDAAGTAELGQLNVAPESFRYIENFAGEMALWDRTDGPPRLFIPARGDGNYLHYIDIPAPTQLSCVNSPQSNDCTAGALSLATAVPGSQQGQPRADAPFGVAVDTSGIPDPQTGKGGARVWVTHLNPVDSPERSGTNYEAYLVDAPAETPGLSSADFHPLTLAGFPVGGTHGVVADERYVFFTGRLNNTLISDRTLSRRLLVRVLDKENLEENQLIEPGLDLGFAASEARGLALTPRSMLTPSAPRRLYVAVRDPDTLLIVNVEGIERASASPRLTVVGAVPMPNGPTQVKLVSRGELRRELVLVSCSDAGVVAIYDPEVGQVVAQVLVGEVSGTQSPQPFGLAVQQQGSGARIFASNFGDGRISVIDIADLGSPQLARLVAHLGVRQDVGQSAQCQEEQL; encoded by the coding sequence ATGCGCCCCCTTCTCCTCAGTCTCGCGCTGCTCTCCGCCGCGTGCTCCCGAACCGACGAGCGGCTCCCGCCCACGGATCGCTTCGTCTATCCGAGCGGCATCGTGCACCGCTCCGTGCCCGGCTCCACCAACGGTGTCCTCTATGTGTCGAGCGCCAACTTCGACCGGTGCTTCGATCAGGGCACGGTGATGGCGGTCGACCTGGACCGGGTGTCGGGCTCCGGTGAAGGCAACGAGGCGCTGCGGCCCCTCGGCACCTATCCGGACGCCGCCGGGACGGCGGAGCTCGGACAGCTCAACGTCGCCCCGGAGTCGTTCCGCTACATCGAGAACTTCGCGGGAGAGATGGCCCTCTGGGATCGCACGGACGGCCCGCCCCGGCTCTTCATCCCCGCCCGCGGGGATGGGAACTATCTCCACTACATCGACATCCCGGCGCCGACGCAGCTGTCCTGCGTGAACAGTCCGCAGAGCAACGACTGCACCGCTGGCGCCCTGTCGCTCGCCACGGCGGTGCCGGGCTCCCAGCAGGGGCAGCCGCGCGCGGACGCTCCCTTCGGCGTCGCCGTGGATACCTCCGGCATCCCCGATCCCCAGACGGGGAAGGGTGGAGCGCGCGTGTGGGTGACGCACCTGAACCCCGTGGACTCGCCCGAGCGGTCGGGGACGAACTACGAGGCGTACCTGGTGGACGCGCCCGCCGAGACCCCCGGCCTCTCCAGCGCGGACTTCCACCCCCTGACCCTGGCGGGCTTCCCCGTGGGCGGCACCCATGGGGTGGTCGCCGATGAGCGGTACGTGTTCTTCACGGGCCGGCTCAACAACACCCTCATCTCGGACCGCACGCTGTCGCGGCGGTTGCTGGTGCGCGTGCTGGACAAGGAGAACCTGGAGGAGAACCAGCTCATCGAGCCCGGCTTGGATCTGGGCTTCGCCGCCTCGGAGGCGCGGGGGCTCGCGCTGACCCCGCGGTCCATGCTGACGCCCTCGGCACCCCGGCGGCTGTACGTGGCCGTGCGCGATCCGGACACGCTGCTCATCGTCAACGTGGAGGGCATCGAGAGGGCGTCGGCCTCGCCCCGGCTCACCGTGGTGGGCGCGGTGCCCATGCCCAATGGCCCCACCCAGGTGAAGCTGGTGTCTCGCGGCGAGTTGCGCCGCGAGCTGGTGCTGGTGTCCTGCAGCGACGCCGGAGTGGTGGCCATCTATGACCCGGAGGTGGGCCAGGTCGTGGCGCAGGTGTTGGTGGGCGAGGTCAGCGGCACGCAGTCGCCCCAGCCGTTCGGGCTCGCCGTGCAGCAGCAGGGCAGTGGGGCGCGCATCTTCGCCAGCAACTTCGGAGATGGGCGCATCTCGGTGATCGACATCGCGGATCTCGGCAGCCCGCAGCTGGCCCGGCTGGTGGCTCATCTGGGAGTCCGGCAGGACGTGGGCCAGTCCGCGCAGTGCCAGGAGGAGCAGCTGTGA
- a CDS encoding type II and III secretion system protein family protein — protein sequence MLGRFTQVAALGTLLALFAAGSAWAQDSSTINLGVGTQKVITVPGTTRIALGDPSVAEVKVIGNNQILLQGQAEGKTTLLVWKSSGQRVSYLVTVRKQDPNEVISELKKLLGEIEGVSVRMVGDRIYLEGQAYTAGDAERIDQVVSLYPNVKSFVKVAPNAKKLVAQNLTAAFQKAGLRNVQVNVVGSTIFLEGSVESQQDLQKSELIVKAVGEKVENLLVVGIKRMILSEVQFVEIRRNSKDRYGIKYPTDITGSVSATASFTQSLYPGTFGTGSGLMGVVGNSDFSIGFQGNDGYGRLLAQPKLVCASGEKAEFLAGGEVPIPLITQNQFSVEYKPYGVILNLRPTADRNGNIQTEIEAEASEIDTSVAVSFGSSSAIPGFRTRKVKTNVTVRHGETIVLSGVFSHDEQKAVSKLPGLGHIPILGELFKSRAFDSTKRELVIFVTPRIVNPDSDKIRTIIEDVKSRYKQARSEVNFNIFD from the coding sequence ATGCTTGGACGCTTCACGCAGGTGGCCGCGCTCGGCACCCTGCTGGCCCTGTTCGCCGCGGGCTCCGCTTGGGCCCAGGATAGCAGCACCATCAACCTCGGCGTGGGCACCCAGAAGGTGATCACCGTGCCCGGCACCACCCGCATCGCGCTGGGTGATCCGAGCGTCGCCGAGGTGAAGGTCATCGGCAACAACCAGATCCTCCTGCAGGGTCAGGCCGAGGGCAAGACGACGCTGCTCGTCTGGAAGAGCTCCGGCCAGCGCGTGAGCTACCTGGTCACCGTGCGCAAGCAGGACCCCAACGAGGTCATCTCCGAGCTCAAGAAGCTGCTCGGGGAGATCGAAGGCGTGTCCGTGCGCATGGTGGGTGACCGCATCTACCTGGAAGGGCAGGCGTACACCGCGGGCGACGCCGAGCGCATCGATCAGGTGGTGTCGCTCTACCCGAACGTGAAGAGCTTCGTGAAGGTGGCGCCCAACGCCAAGAAGCTGGTGGCGCAGAACCTCACCGCGGCCTTCCAGAAGGCCGGCCTGCGCAACGTGCAGGTGAACGTGGTGGGCTCCACCATCTTCCTGGAGGGCTCGGTGGAGAGCCAGCAGGACCTGCAGAAGTCCGAGCTCATCGTCAAGGCGGTGGGCGAGAAGGTGGAGAACCTGCTCGTCGTCGGCATCAAGCGGATGATCCTCTCCGAGGTGCAGTTCGTCGAAATCCGCCGCAACTCGAAGGACCGCTACGGGATCAAGTACCCCACCGACATCACCGGCAGCGTGTCCGCCACGGCCTCCTTCACCCAGAGCCTGTACCCCGGCACCTTCGGCACGGGCAGCGGCCTGATGGGCGTGGTGGGCAACTCGGACTTCTCCATCGGCTTCCAGGGCAACGACGGCTACGGCCGGCTCCTGGCGCAGCCCAAGCTGGTGTGCGCCAGCGGCGAGAAGGCCGAGTTCCTCGCGGGCGGTGAGGTGCCCATCCCCCTCATCACCCAGAACCAGTTCTCGGTGGAGTACAAGCCCTACGGCGTCATCCTCAACCTGCGCCCCACCGCGGACCGCAACGGCAACATCCAGACGGAGATCGAGGCCGAGGCGAGCGAGATCGACACCTCGGTGGCCGTGTCCTTTGGCAGCTCCTCGGCCATCCCCGGCTTCCGCACCCGCAAGGTGAAGACGAACGTCACCGTGCGCCACGGCGAGACGATCGTCCTGTCGGGCGTGTTCAGCCACGACGAGCAGAAGGCCGTCTCCAAGCTGCCGGGCCTGGGCCACATCCCCATCCTCGGCGAGCTCTTCAAGAGCCGCGCCTTCGACTCCACCAAGCGCGAGCTCGTCATCTTCGTCACGCCCCGCATCGTCAACCCGGACTCGGACAAGATCCGGACGATCATCGAGGACGTGAAGAGCCGCTACAAGCAGGCCCGCTCCGAGGTCAACTTCAACATCTTCGACTGA
- the glyS gene encoding glycine--tRNA ligase subunit beta, whose protein sequence is MASDLLLELGAEEIPASFIVPALEDLKRIITERAAEARLKHGEVRTYGTPRRLAVWVKDVAERGEDITREVLGPSAKAAFDKDGKPTKAAEKFAESQKLSVDALLRVQTPKGEYLGAKVEEKGRPAADIFKDILHTAVHGINFRKTMRWGDVDQAFARPVQWLIALLGNEVLPVVLGDVKSGRTTYGHRFLSPAPIELSKPSDYEAALEKANVVPDISKRRAQLVEKVRAAAQQAGGKLMEDESLVDQVTNLVELPNPVVGSFEERHLDLPPEVLVQEMKSHQRYFSVVDGNGKLMPRFIAVSNTPVRDVNLSLRGYQRVLRSRLADGRFFFDEDRKTPLETRTEKLGRVVWQGQLGSYAEKVARFRSLSVKLAGWTGHGGLTSTLERAATLAKADLVTGMVGEFPELQGVMGREYARAGGEPEAVALAIFEHYLPRTAEDSLPTQDAGALIGLADRLDTLCGIFAIGKGPSGAADPFALRRACLSVIRIVLGRGYRFSLSQAVDAALEQLAPKLANVKRKAGEPAPREQVLEFFRGRLKALWTEQYRTDVVEAVLSAGYDDLVAAHKRLQALAPLVGQADFAPLAAAFKRVVNIVEKQGKDVSRGGVDSNRLADEAERQLHSAYVQARSRVTDQVKADDFSGALKEITGLKPSVDTFFDKVMVMAEDKDLRENRIRLLVEIGTLFNQVADFSKIQSEA, encoded by the coding sequence GTGGCAAGTGATCTGCTGCTGGAGCTCGGCGCCGAGGAGATCCCCGCGTCGTTCATCGTCCCGGCGCTCGAGGACCTCAAGCGCATCATCACCGAGCGCGCGGCCGAGGCCCGGCTGAAGCACGGGGAGGTGCGCACCTACGGCACGCCGCGGCGCCTGGCGGTGTGGGTGAAGGACGTGGCGGAGCGGGGCGAGGACATCACCCGCGAGGTGCTCGGCCCGAGCGCGAAGGCGGCCTTCGACAAGGACGGCAAGCCCACCAAGGCGGCCGAGAAGTTCGCCGAGAGCCAGAAGCTCTCCGTGGACGCGCTGCTGCGCGTGCAGACGCCCAAGGGCGAGTACCTGGGCGCCAAGGTGGAGGAGAAGGGCCGCCCGGCGGCGGACATCTTCAAGGACATCCTCCACACGGCGGTGCACGGCATCAACTTCCGCAAGACGATGCGCTGGGGCGACGTGGACCAGGCCTTCGCGCGGCCCGTGCAGTGGCTGATCGCGCTGCTGGGTAACGAGGTGCTGCCGGTGGTGCTCGGTGACGTGAAGAGCGGCCGCACCACCTACGGCCACCGCTTCCTGTCCCCCGCGCCCATCGAGCTCTCCAAGCCCTCGGACTACGAGGCGGCCCTGGAGAAGGCGAACGTGGTGCCGGACATCTCCAAGCGCCGGGCCCAGCTCGTGGAGAAGGTCCGCGCGGCGGCCCAGCAGGCGGGCGGCAAGCTCATGGAGGACGAGTCCCTGGTGGACCAGGTGACCAACCTCGTGGAGCTGCCCAACCCGGTGGTGGGCTCCTTCGAGGAGCGGCACCTGGACCTGCCCCCCGAGGTGCTGGTGCAGGAGATGAAGAGCCACCAGCGCTACTTCTCCGTGGTGGACGGCAACGGCAAGCTGATGCCGCGCTTCATCGCCGTGTCCAACACGCCGGTGCGCGACGTGAACCTGTCCCTGCGCGGCTACCAGCGCGTGCTGCGCTCGCGTCTGGCCGACGGGCGCTTCTTCTTCGACGAGGATCGCAAGACGCCGCTCGAGACCCGCACCGAGAAGCTCGGACGCGTGGTGTGGCAGGGCCAGCTCGGCAGCTACGCGGAGAAGGTGGCGCGCTTCCGCTCCCTGTCCGTGAAGCTGGCCGGGTGGACGGGCCACGGTGGCCTCACGTCCACCCTCGAGCGTGCCGCCACCCTGGCCAAGGCGGACCTCGTCACCGGCATGGTGGGCGAGTTCCCCGAGCTCCAGGGCGTCATGGGCCGTGAGTATGCCCGTGCCGGCGGTGAGCCGGAGGCGGTGGCCCTGGCCATCTTCGAGCACTACCTGCCTCGCACCGCCGAGGACTCGCTGCCCACGCAGGACGCCGGAGCCCTCATCGGCCTGGCGGACCGGCTGGACACGCTCTGCGGCATCTTCGCCATCGGCAAGGGCCCCAGCGGCGCGGCGGACCCGTTCGCCCTGCGGCGCGCCTGCCTGTCCGTCATCCGCATCGTCCTGGGCCGCGGCTACCGCTTCTCCCTCTCCCAGGCGGTGGACGCGGCGCTGGAGCAGCTCGCGCCGAAGCTCGCCAACGTCAAGCGCAAGGCCGGTGAGCCCGCGCCTCGCGAGCAGGTGCTCGAGTTCTTCCGCGGCCGCCTCAAGGCGCTGTGGACGGAGCAGTACCGCACCGACGTGGTGGAGGCCGTGCTGTCCGCCGGCTACGACGACCTGGTGGCCGCCCACAAGCGGCTGCAGGCGCTCGCCCCCCTCGTGGGCCAGGCGGACTTCGCGCCCCTGGCGGCCGCCTTCAAGCGCGTGGTCAACATCGTCGAGAAGCAGGGCAAGGACGTGTCCCGCGGTGGTGTGGACTCCAACCGCCTCGCCGACGAGGCCGAGCGCCAGCTCCACTCGGCCTACGTGCAGGCGCGCTCCCGCGTCACCGACCAGGTCAAGGCCGATGACTTCTCCGGCGCCCTCAAGGAGATCACCGGCCTCAAGCCCTCCGTGGACACCTTCTTCGACAAGGTCATGGTGATGGCCGAGGACAAGGACCTGCGCGAGAACCGCATCCGGCTCCTCGTGGAGATTGGCACCCTGTTCAACCAGGTGGCCGACTTCTCGAAGATCCAGTCCGAGGCCTGA
- the glyQ gene encoding glycine--tRNA ligase subunit alpha, with the protein MYFQDLILTLQNHWAKQGCIITQPYDLEVGAGTMHPATFLRALGPEPWNVAYVQPSRRPADGRFGENPNRLFQHHQFQVILKPAPKNVQQLYLDSIRAFGIDPLEHDIRFVEDDWESPTLGAWGLGWEVWCDGMEVTQFTYFQQCGGFECRPVAAELTYGLERIAMYLQNVENIYDIEWVKGVKYREIFHANEVEMSRYALQESDPQMLFGLFDAYEKECKRLIEREVPLPAYDYALKCSHAFNLLDARGAISVTERANFIKRVRDNARLCAEGYLKMREKLGFPLLKTPWTVGEQPPVLEGKAASEYWKTVTFNKPAEAEVARGK; encoded by the coding sequence ATGTACTTCCAGGATCTCATCCTCACGCTCCAGAATCACTGGGCGAAGCAAGGGTGCATCATCACCCAGCCCTATGATCTCGAAGTGGGTGCGGGCACCATGCACCCGGCCACCTTCCTCCGCGCCCTGGGCCCCGAGCCCTGGAACGTGGCGTACGTGCAGCCCTCGCGGCGTCCCGCCGACGGCCGGTTCGGCGAGAACCCCAACCGCCTGTTCCAGCACCACCAGTTCCAGGTCATCCTCAAGCCCGCGCCCAAGAACGTCCAGCAGCTCTACCTGGACTCCATCCGCGCGTTCGGCATCGATCCCCTCGAGCACGACATCCGTTTCGTCGAGGACGACTGGGAGTCGCCCACCCTGGGGGCCTGGGGCCTGGGCTGGGAGGTCTGGTGTGACGGCATGGAGGTCACCCAGTTCACCTACTTCCAGCAGTGCGGTGGTTTCGAGTGCCGGCCCGTCGCGGCGGAGCTGACGTACGGCCTCGAGCGCATCGCCATGTACCTGCAGAACGTGGAGAACATCTACGACATCGAGTGGGTCAAGGGCGTCAAGTACCGCGAGATCTTCCACGCCAATGAAGTGGAGATGAGCCGGTACGCCCTCCAGGAGTCGGACCCGCAGATGCTGTTCGGCCTGTTCGACGCCTACGAGAAGGAGTGCAAGCGCCTCATCGAGCGCGAGGTTCCGCTGCCCGCGTATGACTACGCGCTCAAGTGCTCGCACGCCTTCAACCTGCTGGACGCGCGCGGGGCCATCTCGGTGACGGAGCGCGCCAACTTCATCAAGCGCGTGCGCGACAACGCGCGCCTGTGCGCCGAGGGCTACCTGAAGATGCGCGAGAAGCTCGGCTTCCCGCTGCTCAAGACGCCCTGGACGGTGGGCGAGCAGCCGCCGGTGCTCGAGGGCAAGGCCGCCAGCGAGTACTGGAAGACGGTGACCTTCAACAAGCCCGCCGAGGCGGAGGTGGCCCGTGGCAAGTGA